One window of the Rosa rugosa chromosome 3, drRosRugo1.1, whole genome shotgun sequence genome contains the following:
- the LOC133739365 gene encoding protein ALTERED PHOSPHATE STARVATION RESPONSE 1-like — MGCVASKLEEEGVVVTICKERKRQLKLAVEKRCALAEAHCKYCQALCAVAAAINLFVSRYSSPPSPFLITFSPPSPPPPHESHSHPQLTHENVITNPMFLQQRPSESTHEAITCGSCASSSSTSSECCEEERRVEEEQNQHEQRRVERAESEEQGFGYFYMQMPPAMPSPQRDFGWDFFNPFEGVRPEVISSGYRRSSEEDLRAVREEEGIPELEEEGEREVEQEKNVVVLEEKRGVENGNGGEVVKVVDEANVSQGETKGLSVIDTPVEGRELLEALKDIVDLFLRACESAKDVSKMLEANKVQLQSGLEEIKENSTKLIQAISWHSTSSSKASSCKSLVTSSSKSSTAWTEFRNDLFEDYGGMDSGSHSLTLGRLYAWEKKLYEEVKAGDMTRKLYEKKCSRLKHQDARGDDELTTDKTRAAVKDLYARILVAIRSAESISKRIQILRDEELQPQIVELLKGLMRTWKIMLDCHETQNKILVQVKSFAGSTFGKFCNNSHRLATLQLEAELLNWHGCFTEYVAAQKAYVEALHGWLTKFVAPEEEFYSRGKSSAVPYGVNGPPLFVICHDWLSSMEKLPNRAVTFALKSFAKDVRALWTQQGKEQQQKRKVDSLAKELDGRILAFQKTESKFLEPKLTEHKSESDMDHQSEYITEKKDQLDMFRRKLDVEREKHQNYMQETQRITLNGFQTGFCAVFDSLTEFSEASQKMYSDLVTYNESVDKVGNPSYIEGAKVEENGSR, encoded by the exons ATGGGGTGTGTAGCCTCAAAGCTAGAGGAAGAAGGAGTGGTAGTAACAATCTGCAAAGAGCGGAAGCGCCAGCTGAAATTAGCAGTGGAGAAAAGATGTGCTCTTGCAGAAGCACATTGCAAGTATTGTCAAGCTTTGTGTGCAGTAGCTGCAGCCATCAACCTCTTTGTTTCTCGCTACTCTTCTCCTCCTTCACCTTTCCTCATCACATTTTCGCcaccttctcctcctcctcctcatgaGTCTCATTCCCATCCTCAACTCACTCATGAAAATGTGATAACCAACCCAATGTTCCTCCAGCAAAGACCATCTGAGTCGACTCATGAAGCCATTACCTGTGGTTcttgtgcttcttcttcttcgacaTCCTCAGAGTGTTGCGAGGAGGAGAGAAGAGTAGAAGAGGAGCAAAACCAACATGAGCAAAGAAGAGTGGAGAGAGCAGAGAGTGAGGAGCAGGGTTTTGGGTATTTCTATATGCAAATGCCACCAGCAATGCCATCACCACAGAGGGACTTCGGGTGGGATTTCTTCAACCCTTTTGAGGGGGTTAGGCCGGAGGTTATAAGCAGCGGGTACAGGAGAAGCTCCGAGGAGGATTTGAGGGCGGTGAGGGAGGAGGAAGGGATACCTGAGCTTGAGGAGGAAGGGGAGAGAGAAGTGGAGCAAGAGAAGAATGTTGTTGTGCTGGAAGAAAAGAGGGGTGTAGAGAATGGAAATGGGGGTGAAGTGGTGAAAGTGGTGGATGAAGCTAATGTGAGCCAGGGGGAGACTAAAGGGTTATCTGTGATTGATACACCAGTGGAAGGAAGGGAGCTTTTGGAAGCATTGAAGGACATTGTGGACCTTTTCTTGAGGGCTTGTGAGTCTGCAAAGGATGTGTCTAAGATGCTAGAGGCTAATAAGGTTCAGTTGCAGTCTGGTTTGGAGGAAATAAAAG AGAACTCAACAAAGCTAATTCAAGCTATATCATGGCATTCCACTTCATCATCCAAGGCATCATCATGTAAGAGTCTTGTGACATCCAGCTCCAAAAGTTCTACAGCATGGACAGAATTTAGGAATGATCTGTTTGAAGATTACGGAGGAATGGATTCAGGAAGTCATTCACTTACGCTAGGAAGGCTATATGCTTGGGAAAAGAAGCTCTATGAAGAAGTTAAG GCTGGAGACATGACACGGAAGCTTTATGAGAAAAAATGCTCACGTCTTAAACACCAGGATGCCAGAGGAGATGATGAACTGACCACAGACAAAACTCGAGCTGCAGTGAAAGATTTATACGCTAGGATCTTGGTTGCAATTCGGAGTGCCGAGTCAATCAGCAAGAGAATCCAGATTCTGAGAGATGAAGAACTGCAGCCCCaaattgttgaattgttgaaaGG CTTAATGCGCACCTGGAAAATTATGTTGGACTGTCatgaaacacaaaacaagattCTTGTCCAGGTAAAATCTTTCGCTGGTTCCACATTCGGAAAATTCTGCAACAACTCCCACCGGCTTGCAACACTGCAGCTCGAGGCTGAGCTTTTGAACTGGCATGGATGCTTTACCGAGTATGTTGCAGCACAAAAAGCATATGTTGAAGCTCTCCATGGTTGGCTGACCAAGTTCGTGGCCCCTGAAGAGGAATTCTACTCCAGGGGGAAAAGTTCAGCAGTGCCATACGGGGTCAATGGGCCCCCATTGTTTGTGATCTGCCATGACTGGTTATCTTCCATGGAGAAATTACCTAATAGGGCGGTGACCTTTGCATTGAAAAGCTTTGCAAAGGATGTGAGGGCTCTGTGGACTCAGCAAGGTAAAGAACAGCAACAAAAAAGGAAAGTTGACAGCCTAGCAAAAGAGCTCGACGGAAGAATTCTGGCATTCCAGAAGACAGAGAGCAAGTTTCTCGAGCCAAAGCTCACGGAGCATAAATCCGAGTCAGATATGGATCATCAGAGTGAGTACATAACAGAGAAGAAGGATCAGCTAGACATGTTCAGAAGAAAGCTGGATGTAGAGAGGGAAAAACACCAGAATTACATGCAAGAAACTCAGCGGATCACATTAAATGGATTTCAAACTGGGTTTTGTGCAGTTTTTGATTCCCTAACAGAGTTCTCCGAGGCTTCTCAGAAAATGTACAGTGATCTCGTGACCTACAATGAAAGTGTTGATAAAGTTGGAAACCCATCATATATAGAGGGTGCCAAGGTTGAAGAGAATGGCAGCAGATGA
- the LOC133739366 gene encoding uncharacterized protein LOC133739366 — MAATLSVRPHRFSAGSSFPRPPVRRPGPARIPKPDEQFEPWRGSITLSRRPLAPAVQANSRADDSVPFEMSVENALKLLGVADGASFDEILRAKKNIVASCKDDQEAIARVEAAYDMLLMRSLTQRRAGKVVNSSVRYADVKQVNAPPMPQWLQATVKNPPIAVETPSTSDLGVQVGVYGALMALTYVNGTSTSSLPYGGADVPGLILAGSFGASLYFMTKKNIKLGKATIITVGGLAAGAVVGSVVENWLQVDIVPFLGIHSPAAVVSEFILFSQLLVSLYLR, encoded by the exons CCGCCGGCTCCTCCTTCCCTCGCCCTCCCGTCCGCcgacccggcccggcccgcatCCCAAAACCCGACGAGCAGTTCGAGCCCTGGAGAGGCTCAATCACTCTCTCCCGCCGCCCATTAGCCCCGGCGGTCCAAGCCAACTCCAGAGCCGACGACTCGGTTCCCTTCGAGATGTCGGTGGAGAACGCCCTCAAGCTCCTCGGAGTCGCCGACGGCGCGTCGTTCGATGAAATACTTCGCGCCAAGAAAAACATCGTCGCTTCCTGTAAGGATGACCAGGAGGCGATTGCAAGG GTTGAGGCTGCATACGACATGTTACTTATGAGAAGCTTAACTCAGCGGCGAGCTGGCAAAGTTGTAAATAGTAGCGTTCGTTACGCTGATGTAAAGCAGGTGAATGCTCCTCCAATGCCGCAGTGGCTGCAGGCTACTGTTAAGAATCCACCTATTGCGGTTGAAACACCCTCGACAAGTGATCTCGGTGTACAAGTTGGTGTGTATGGAGCTTTGATGGCCTTAACTTATGTCAATGGAACTTCGACTTCTTCTTTGCCATATGGAGGGGCTGATGTTCCTGGACTGATCCTGGCTGGTAGCTTTGGAGCTTCCTTGTACTTCATGACTAAAAAGAATATTAAGTTAG GGAAGGCTACTATCATAACTGTAGGGGGACTTGCAGCTGGTGCAGTAGTTGGTTCAGTAGTAGAGAATTGGCTGCAGGTAGACATTGTTCCTTTTCTTGGCATACACTCTCCTGCTGCTGTAGTAAGCGAATTTATTCTTTTCTCGCAATTATTGGTCTCCCTATATTTGAGGTAG